ATCGatcgcaacaacaacaacggcatTGTCTGTAGCAAACACAGAAACGACAACGACTTGCACCATACTGGAAATCCCGACAAGGACAGCAGCGACTTTACCAGCTGTCAAAACGTCAATAGCAACAATAAGGCCGGAGTTGCAGGTCTCAAGTACCAGCTGCGGCCGCGCTCCATCAAAGTACGGCATTGTTACGACAGTGAGTGGAGCTTCCAGGACACGCTGCGGCATAAGCCGCGGCCGCCGCCTCTCTCCAGGTACCGCAGGAAGACTGCCAACGCCCGCGAGAGGTACCGTATGAGGCAGATCAACACCGCCTTTGATAGCCTGCGTGGTGTGTTGCCGTCATGGGTATGTAGTCGAAGAGCCTCCTCCGACCTGACCAAGATCACTACGCTAAAGCTGGCTTCAGCCTATATCAGGTCCCTCCAAGACATTCTGGACGGCAACGCTCAGCAAGACACCTACTCCTGGGTCCTCTCCAGTATCTTCAGTGACGCTCCCAGCCCTGAGCAACCCCAGTCtgtccaccactacaaccccagCACATTTCCTAGCAaggctcagcagcagcagcagcaggagctggACTCAGAGCACCCAACCACAGACTCCGAGTTGGTGTCTCTCCTGTATGGAGCCTCGGATTCTTGCAActaccaagacagcctggaaacCTTCTCGTACCTGTCTTCTGGCCCCGACACTGACAGCGTCAGCCTCCTGCTGGGGTACGATTCATCTCGCGTCTGG
This genomic window from Cherax quadricarinatus isolate ZL_2023a chromosome 9, ASM3850222v1, whole genome shotgun sequence contains:
- the LOC128686018 gene encoding achaete-scute complex protein T3-like, whose product is MIPGAKRFRLDHSVALRDTDPPLGSQFIDRNNNNGIVCSKHRNDNDLHHTGNPDKDSSDFTSCQNVNSNNKAGVAGLKYQLRPRSIKVRHCYDSEWSFQDTLRHKPRPPPLSRYRRKTANARERYRMRQINTAFDSLRGVLPSWVCSRRASSDLTKITTLKLASAYIRSLQDILDGNAQQDTYSWVLSSIFSDAPSPEQPQSVHHYNPSTFPSKAQQQQQQELDSEHPTTDSELVSLLYGASDSCNYQDSLETFSYLSSGPDTDSVSLLLGYDSSRVWPQQQHAQLAT